The genomic segment CactgttatttgtttattcacaCCTCACCTAAGTCCCCAAGAAAATTTAAGATGGCATAAAAttaagtataatataaaatatgcaaaaacagaaatggaaaggTGAGCTGAAGACAGGAGGAAGGGTTGTATGTGAAATGTACCAGTGAGTCTTTCTAGTAACTAACAAAAATTATCAGGTGCATGTATCTTCAAATTCAAATGATAAGGCAAATTTATTTCCCAGGAATAGCATGTTTTCCCTCTGGTTTTTCAACTAAAGCAATTTTGTTTTCACCCATGACTTCTCAAGAACAGGACAGTGTCACCAACACCATCCTTAAATTTAACATGTCACTTTTTAGGGTTGCTTCTTATAATATCCCTCAAGGTCAGTCCAAATCATAATGCCCACAGAAGTTCAGTACAAAAATTTGGCAGGGTCCAATCAATCGATGCTTCAGTTTGATGCTATCCTGACTTCATACAATAAATGCTAATAAATTTATaagcattagaaaaataaatgcacatatatttttcaGGCATCAATTTCTACTGCTTCTCTCAACTGAGTTATCGGTATGTATTAAGCAGCAATAAATCTGTTATATTACTTGAATAATACATGTGGTGTAGATGTTGATTGTGGCTGTTAAATATAGAGTCATTTGTTTTGATAGTCATCTGATAGTCTCTTGAAGTTTGACAAGCTTTTACATGACTCAAGACTGAAGAGAAAGCCACTTCTTTCCTCTATTCAGAAGTGAACTGAATGAGTGTGTTCAGGTTTAACTAAGATCTCATAAAGAAGTTATTTGGGGTCTACTTTAATACAGACTAATAGATGATCAAAGCCTTGCAGTTCTATTATATCATGTAGGGTATTGTCATATTTGTTTTAATCTAGatgagaaacttttttaaaatgtgtattaccttgacaatttttaaaaatctcagtaatATTTAGGCCTCATCAATGTAATTGACCAATCAAAGGAAACATCCTTTGATGGACAAGTGACTATTTAGGGACCAGAATAAGTTGACTTACTATATGAGATTGTCAAGCATTTATTTAGACAGTTAAATGTTAGTGTACAAGTAGGACCagacattttaaaactatgacTTTACTGTTAAATTCTCACTACACCCCAAAAACATTAGGTAGTATGGCCAATAATTGATTCAGGTCATTCTAATTTTGTGATAGTGTTTCCATATTTATATACAgatacagatttattttatttttgaatgagttGATGTCTAGTCAGAAAGACTTAGCATCCATGTGTTGCCCTGCTAAAAGTGGCCTTTATGTTTCATCAAACTTGTTCCAGCTAATCCATGTTTTAGAGGCACTATTTAGAGGCAAAAGCATTAATACCCAGGTAGTATATTTGAATAAGACAAAGAGAACTCAAAGCAGTTTGCTTAGTatcaagaaaattaacaaagtgaaTTAggggaaaagaaattttaattttgttttcttacagcTTTGCCAGGAAGTAAAGCTTCGGAGGAAAATCAATATGAATGAACGTGCTAAGATCATTGATCTTTACCATGAGAAGACCATTCCAGACAAAATAGTAGAATCTTCCCCAAATTACCCTGATGTAGGACAATGTGAATTTACAAGGATGAATCTCAAAGATGgtctgagaaatgaaaataaaacagagcagaGCTTAGTCAGTGGAGGAAATCAAATGTGTAAGgaacaaaaagcaacaaaaaaatcaaaagtagggTTTTTGGATCCTCTGGCTACAGACACCCAAAAAGAATGCGAGGCCTGGCCTGACCTGAGTACTTCTGAGGAAGAGAACAAGAGCTGTTCTGGCACCCTCAGTACAGTAAGTAAGATGTGATTGGCCTAGCACtgtttctaaagaaatatttacatttcaaagtgCTAACGTGCTGTTGCTTATATGTGTAAAGGCTCTTGAAGAACTTGTGAAGGTTAGTGAAGAACTGTGCAGCTTTCAAGAGGAAATTCAAAAGCGGTCTAACCACAGAAGGTAGGCAGATACATCTGATTATTTTAGATTGGTAAATCAAAAAGaatattgtttttaatgaatCCAAACTGCTTCCTCCTTACATGTAAGAACTAGTGAGTTATTAAAATGCATTATCTAGGCTGCGAGATagaaactttaattttttgtttgtttgtttttgaaatagaatctcgctctgttacccaggctggagtgcagtggtgtgatctcagctcgctgaacccactgcctcccaagttcaagcaattcttctgccttagcctcccaagtagctgggactacaggcacaagccactatgcccagctatttatttatttatttatttatttatatttttaatagaggcaggatttcaccatgttggccagcctggcctcgaactcctgacctcaaataatctccctgcctcagcctcccaaagtgctgggattacaggtgtgagccactgcacaaggCCAGaaactataattatatatttctctGTCCACTAATTGTTAAAGCAAATCTTCCAATTCTTTTTGTAATCTGACTGTTAGTAACTCTTTACTCTTTTTGGTGTTTAATTAAGGTAGACCCTccataaaaaaattagtaagtgggccaggcgcagtggctcacatctgtaatcccagcattttgggaggctgaggcggacagatcacctgaggtcaggagttcgagatcagcctgaccaacacggagaaacaccatctctactaaaaatacaaaaaattagcctggtgtgatggcacatgcttgtaatcccagctactcaggaggctgagcaggagaattgcttgaacctgagaggcagaggttgcagtgagccaagatcacaccattgcactccagcttaggcaatacgagcaaaactcggtctcaaaaaaaatattagtaAGTAACCTCTAAGGTAGTTCTTTAGCATTCTGAGCATTTGGGCAATGAGAGTGTGCATTTGAGCTAATTCAGTTAAATGTATCATTAAATGATGTCAGATTTAACAGTGTGGCATTTTGATTATATAATcatgttttgaaatgtttaaggCTTAAGATTACTTTATTTCACTTCAATTAATATTTCTATATTGGAGGCCTACATAATTTTCAGAACAGCATATTGTAAATATGtacacatgccacacacaaaaaaatgctctTTCCATTTGGAAatgatatatacttttttttttttttttttttttgagacggagtttcgctcttgttacccaggctggagtgcaatggcgcgatctcggctcaccgcaacctccgcctcctgggttcaggcaattctcctgcctcagcctcctgagtagctgggattacaggcacgtaccaccatgcccagcttgttttttgtatttttagtagagacggggtttcaccatgttgaccaggatggtcttgatctctcgacctcgtgatccacccgcctcggcctcccagagtgctgggattacaggcttgagccaccgcgcccggccgatatatACTTATAACAGTAGGTTTTAGCCAAATTAACAGATACATTCGAATACTCTACAAGTTAAGTAAACATAGATTATTCTAAGACCAACATTTATCTCTCCTCATGGGGCAGTATGCTTCATTTAGAAAGCTACACAAATGCATTCCCTTTTCATTAGTTGTTAGGAAGCTCAGAATTTTTGTGCTGACTTGCAATATATTTTCTTAGCCAAACATGTTTTAAACATAACTTTGTCCTCTATTTGCCCATTGAGTTTTGCTTCTATTCTCTGTTAATAGGTATTTACCCACATTTTCTTGTAagttatctcattttttaaaataatttgaagaggTATAAATATGATTTACTTGTATCCATGTGATTAAGATTGAATTGtgatatttagatttttatttactgTAACCCAGAAAATTTACTTGCCAATTTTCTTCTACAAATCACACATAATCAAAAGTTCTTATTGTCACCGCATGGCCTTTAGAACAAGGTTTAAGACATTTAATTTGTAATTCAAAGacattacaatttgacatgacctaatgtttctctcttatttttcattATCCTCCCCACTCTGCTTTATAATTCATCCATATCAAAGTACTCATTTTGCTTTGAATAACCATAGTTTTTAACCACAGCTCACTTTGCCTGTATACCTTTTACTTAAATCATCcaaaaaatttttccttttttttcaaggCCAAATAACACCTTCCATTGGGAATTACTCATGCCTCATTGCACTTTTATTTAGAATTCTATCttactatttaaaatgttatttcaaattCAAGGAGAAGAACTTGAGCTCACACTACATAATGAATAAGAATTCAGCAGGCAGAGAGGAAGTAAGGGAATGGCCAGATGAAAGCTACAAAAAGGGAAATGCCAGTAACAGAAACCCAGGAGACTCCATAGTTTAATCTGAGGGTAGGTGAAGTCTCAGCTAGCAGCGAAAATGGGAGACGAGTTTGGAAAGAGTTTGAGTCAGAGTATGTAGAACATTGAATATAATACTGAGAGGTTGACTTCATTCTACCATAAAAGGACTTGAAGTTTTTGGCTGCAAggtttatataaaaatgatgcATGAGAGAGTTATGACTCCTTTTCCTATAGCAGAAACTCATTGCTTGAGCTATGGTTTCTTTTGAGAGcttattcaaaataaagaaataactaataCACCATGTTTTATCATTGTTTAGGATGAAGTCAGATTCTTTTCTCCAGGAAATGCCAAATGTAACTAATATACGTCATGGGGACCCCATGATCAACAATGACCAGTGCATTCTTCCAGTcagtttagagaaagaaaaacagaaaaatagaaagaatctGAGCTGTACCAATGTGCTCCAGAGCAATTCTATGAAAAAATGTGAAACTGATACAATCgatttgaaaagaaatgaaactccACCAGTTCCTCCTCCAAGAAGTACCTCTCGAAATTTTCCCAGCTCGGATTCTCAACAAGCCTatgaaagatggaaggaaaggtTAGACCACAACAGCTGGGTGCCCCATGAGGGTCAAAGTGAAAGGAATTACAACCCTCACTTCCCTTTGAGACAGCATGAGATGTCTATGTTGTATCCAAATGAAGGGAAAACTTTGAAAGATGGTATCATCTTTTCCTCTTTGGTACCAGAAGTCAAAATAGATAGCAAGCCTCCAAGTAATGAAGATGTTGGGCTTAGCATGTGGTCATGTGACATTGGGATAGGTGCAAAAAGGAGCCCCTCTACTTTGTGGTTTCAGAAAACCTGCTCTACCCCCAATAATCCAAAATATGAAATGGTGATCCCAGATCACCCTGCTAAATCTCATCCCGATCTTCATGTAAGTAATGACTGTAGCTCTTCAGTGGCAGAGAGCAGTAACCCACTTAGAAATTTCAGTTGTGGCTTTGAAAGGACTATAAGGAATGAAAAGCTGGCAGCAAAGACTGATGAATTTAACAGGACTGTATTTAGAACGGATAGAAATTGTCAGGCAATACAGCAAAATCAAAGCTGCTCCAAATCATCGGAGGATCCCAAGCCCTGTGATACCTCATCTACTCACACAGGTAGCATATCAGAAAGTAACAAGGTGTCTGGTATTTGGAAAACCAGTGCCCACATGCCTGTGCCCATGGAAAATGTGCCTGATAATCCCACCAAGAAATACACAACAGACCTAGTCAGACAAACGCAGGGACACGTAAGTCCTCGCAGTTATCGGAATATGCTCCACGAGCATGACTGGAGACCAAGTAATTTGTCTGGCCGCCCGAGGTCAGCTGATCCCAGGTCAAATTATGGTGTTGTGGAAAAGCTGCTGAAAACTTATGAAACAGCAACAGAGTCTGCATTGGAAAATTCTAAGTGCTTCCGGGATAATGGGACCAAATGTAATTCTGATGTCAGTGGTGGTGCCACATTAAGTCAGCATTTAGAAATGCTCCAAATGGAACACAAGTTTCAGCAAAAGACAGCTGTGTGGGGGGGACAGGAAGTGAAGCAAGGAATAGATCGGAAAAAGATAACAGAGGTGAGAAAGCAAATAAGGCATTTTGGTAGCATCCATATTAGAAATGGCTCTGAATGCAGTTTATATGTCCCattcatataaacagaatgagGGCACAAGTTTTGGACCCTTCTTAGTCTCTTGACCCtgtttgtaaataaatataactCAACATGAACCTTGAAGGTGTTTTCAAGACTGAGAATAGTAcattataactttttaaagattctgggacgggcacagtggttcacgcctggaatcccagcactttgggaggccaaggtggacggatcacgaggtccggaagtggagatcatcctggccaacatgttgaaatcccgtctttactaaaaatacaaaaattagctgggcatggtggctcatgcctgtaatcccagctactcaggaggctgagacaggagaatcactcgaatcccagggagtcagaggttgcagtgagctgagatcgcaccactgcactccagcctgggacagagcctaaaaaaaaaaaaaaaaaaaaaaaaaaaaaaaaagattaaaaatcttGAAGTAGGAAACCATAAATACAATAAGTGGATTTAGGAAGCTCAAGAAgatcaaatgtttttctttcttgaaaaaatattcagaatggATGTTTGAtttacagaatttcatttttttaaaagttcttttaaatgtatggaaaatattttaaaaatcgtTTTCACTTTTCAGTTATTAACTATGATTAGTTCAGTCATTCTCAGCATTTGACTTATGTTCTTTCTCATAGGATTAGTCACATTAATATGAATATGGGAAATACACATCATTTAAAACAGTGCCTAACAGAGTCCTCTTATCTGTGGAACTAAAagatagtatatataaataaggttatttttatttgtatgtattcttaGCATAGaaatggaccaaaaaaaaaaaaaaaaaaaaaaaaaaaacccattcaaatgGGCATTTAAGTAAACTCTTATCTTTTTTGTTCCTGCCGATTTATGAAAGAACATAATCttccttatttat from the Saimiri boliviensis isolate mSaiBol1 chromosome 4, mSaiBol1.pri, whole genome shotgun sequence genome contains:
- the KIAA0408 gene encoding uncharacterized protein KIAA0408 homolog isoform X2 gives rise to the protein MNERAKIIDLYHEKTIPDKIVESSPNYPDVGQCEFTRMNLKDGLRNENKTEQSLVSGGNQMCKEQKATKKSKVGFLDPLATDTQKECEAWPDLSTSEEENKSCSGTLSTALEELVKVSEELCSFQEEIQKRSNHRRMKSDSFLQEMPNVTNIRHGDPMINNDQCILPVSLEKEKQKNRKNLSCTNVLQSNSMKKCETDTIDLKRNETPPVPPPRSTSRNFPSSDSQQAYERWKERLDHNSWVPHEGQSERNYNPHFPLRQHEMSMLYPNEGKTLKDGIIFSSLVPEVKIDSKPPSNEDVGLSMWSCDIGIGAKRSPSTLWFQKTCSTPNNPKYEMVIPDHPAKSHPDLHVSNDCSSSVAESSNPLRNFSCGFERTIRNEKLAAKTDEFNRTVFRTDRNCQAIQQNQSCSKSSEDPKPCDTSSTHTGSISESNKVSGIWKTSAHMPVPMENVPDNPTKKYTTDLVRQTQGHVSPRSYRNMLHEHDWRPSNLSGRPRSADPRSNYGVVEKLLKTYETATESALENSKCFRDNGTKCNSDVSGGATLSQHLEMLQMEHKFQQKTAVWGGQEVKQGIDRKKITEESMSVNASHGKGFSRPARPANRRLPSRWASRSPSAPPALRRTTHNYTISLRSEAPMV
- the KIAA0408 gene encoding uncharacterized protein KIAA0408 homolog isoform X1, with the protein product MDLHKQWENTETNWHKEKMELLDQFDNERKEWESQWKIMQKKIEELCQEVKLRRKINMNERAKIIDLYHEKTIPDKIVESSPNYPDVGQCEFTRMNLKDGLRNENKTEQSLVSGGNQMCKEQKATKKSKVGFLDPLATDTQKECEAWPDLSTSEEENKSCSGTLSTALEELVKVSEELCSFQEEIQKRSNHRRMKSDSFLQEMPNVTNIRHGDPMINNDQCILPVSLEKEKQKNRKNLSCTNVLQSNSMKKCETDTIDLKRNETPPVPPPRSTSRNFPSSDSQQAYERWKERLDHNSWVPHEGQSERNYNPHFPLRQHEMSMLYPNEGKTLKDGIIFSSLVPEVKIDSKPPSNEDVGLSMWSCDIGIGAKRSPSTLWFQKTCSTPNNPKYEMVIPDHPAKSHPDLHVSNDCSSSVAESSNPLRNFSCGFERTIRNEKLAAKTDEFNRTVFRTDRNCQAIQQNQSCSKSSEDPKPCDTSSTHTGSISESNKVSGIWKTSAHMPVPMENVPDNPTKKYTTDLVRQTQGHVSPRSYRNMLHEHDWRPSNLSGRPRSADPRSNYGVVEKLLKTYETATESALENSKCFRDNGTKCNSDVSGGATLSQHLEMLQMEHKFQQKTAVWGGQEVKQGIDRKKITEESMSVNASHGKGFSRPARPANRRLPSRWASRSPSAPPALRRTTHNYTISLRSEAPMV